A stretch of Pseudoclavibacter chungangensis DNA encodes these proteins:
- a CDS encoding ABC transporter permease, protein MRPDARLGWIAALPACLFLLVFAVAPLAVLVRNSLGIGETGLTEQAGFTFDYYLSVFTTPALQRSLGNSILVSVMSVLITIAIAVPFVLELAKRERAGKRSTIADALVTMPIALPGTVIGFFAIVLIGNTGLLARVFPGVAGMAYLLPGVLLAYVYFSLPRVIGPLRGAAQALDPALTETARSLGAPRWRVFRTITWPLLLPAVIESSGTALATAFGGYGTIATLSQGIRLLPLDVVDQLSTAGYNVAAASATAVVLGLLSIVFLALGQLGSAWLRRGGSAPVSRRGASLAAGGGAALATGDPTTLTAGEAPAVTTGGRA, encoded by the coding sequence ATGCGGCCCGACGCCAGACTGGGCTGGATCGCCGCACTCCCCGCGTGCCTCTTCCTGCTCGTCTTCGCGGTCGCACCGCTCGCGGTGCTCGTGCGCAACTCGCTCGGCATCGGCGAGACGGGCCTCACCGAGCAGGCCGGGTTCACGTTCGACTACTACCTGAGCGTGTTCACGACGCCCGCCCTGCAGCGATCGCTCGGGAACTCGATCCTCGTGTCGGTCATGTCGGTGCTCATCACGATCGCGATCGCCGTGCCGTTCGTGCTCGAACTCGCGAAGCGTGAGCGGGCCGGGAAGCGCTCGACGATCGCCGACGCCCTCGTGACGATGCCGATCGCCCTCCCGGGCACCGTCATCGGCTTCTTCGCGATCGTGCTCATCGGGAACACCGGGCTCCTCGCCCGTGTGTTCCCGGGGGTCGCGGGCATGGCGTACCTCCTGCCCGGCGTGCTCCTCGCCTACGTGTACTTCTCGCTACCCCGCGTCATCGGGCCGCTCCGGGGCGCCGCGCAGGCACTCGACCCGGCACTCACCGAGACGGCGCGCTCGCTCGGCGCGCCGAGATGGCGTGTGTTCCGGACGATCACGTGGCCGCTGCTGCTGCCCGCCGTCATCGAGAGCTCCGGCACGGCCCTCGCGACGGCGTTCGGCGGCTACGGCACGATCGCGACGCTCTCGCAGGGCATCCGCCTGCTGCCCCTCGACGTCGTCGATCAGCTCAGCACGGCCGGCTACAACGTCGCCGCGGCCTCCGCCACGGCCGTCGTCCTCGGCCTGCTCTCGATCGTGTTCCTCGCGCTCGGACAGCTCGGCTCCGCCTGGCTGCGGCGCGGCGGATCCGCCCCCGTCTCCCGCCGCGGGGCGTCCCTCGCGGCGGGCGGCGGGGCGGCCCTCGCGACGGGCGACCCCACCACACTCACCGCGGGCGAGGCGCCCGCCGTCACGACGGGAGGCAGAGCATGA
- a CDS encoding extracellular solute-binding protein: MSGIRRAGAIALGAALVLSLAACGNTNAADEVAGGGAGTGATGDNIVITYNSPEQWGNFGNVLREFTADTGIQAPNDPKNSGQTLAALQAEKAAPVADVAYTGIAFADQLSQGGLIQPSTPAGVENIPADLKAADGSWYTVHTGTVAFIVNTDYLDGAPVPQSWDDLLKPEYQGKVGYLDPSQAAVGYSVATAANLAHGGDLDNWEHGLEYLSKLKDNGAVTPAQTATAKVSQGEIPILVDTDFNGYQLRDEGVNVEVVIPSDGSLQIPYVVAKVAGAPHGDNADKLLDFYFSEKGQSLFAEGYMRPVIGDIPAAMADKMLPAADYERAATIDYLKQGAVQADFVEQFTSRVGQ; encoded by the coding sequence ATGTCAGGAATCCGACGGGCCGGCGCCATCGCGCTCGGTGCGGCGCTCGTGCTCTCGCTCGCGGCGTGCGGCAACACGAACGCCGCCGACGAGGTCGCGGGCGGAGGCGCCGGGACCGGCGCCACGGGCGACAACATCGTCATCACGTACAACTCCCCCGAGCAGTGGGGCAACTTCGGCAACGTGCTGCGCGAGTTCACGGCCGACACCGGCATCCAGGCCCCCAACGACCCGAAGAACTCGGGCCAGACCCTCGCGGCCCTGCAGGCCGAGAAGGCCGCGCCCGTCGCGGACGTCGCCTACACGGGCATCGCGTTCGCCGACCAGCTCTCGCAGGGCGGACTCATCCAGCCCAGCACGCCCGCGGGCGTCGAGAACATCCCCGCCGATCTCAAGGCGGCCGACGGCTCCTGGTACACCGTGCACACCGGCACGGTCGCGTTCATCGTCAACACCGACTACCTCGACGGCGCACCCGTGCCGCAGAGCTGGGACGACCTCCTCAAGCCCGAGTACCAGGGCAAGGTCGGCTACCTCGACCCGTCGCAGGCCGCGGTCGGCTACTCCGTCGCGACGGCGGCGAACCTCGCCCACGGCGGTGACCTCGACAACTGGGAGCACGGCCTCGAATACCTCTCCAAGCTCAAGGACAACGGCGCCGTCACGCCCGCACAGACCGCGACCGCCAAGGTCAGCCAGGGCGAGATCCCGATCCTCGTCGACACCGACTTCAACGGCTACCAGCTGCGCGACGAGGGCGTGAACGTCGAGGTCGTCATCCCGAGCGACGGCTCCCTCCAGATCCCCTACGTCGTCGCGAAGGTCGCGGGTGCGCCCCACGGCGACAACGCCGACAAGCTCCTCGACTTCTACTTCTCCGAGAAGGGGCAATCGCTCTTCGCGGAGGGCTACATGCGCCCCGTCATCGGCGACATCCCAGCCGCCATGGCCGACAAGATGCTGCCCGCCGCCGACTACGAGCGCGCCGCGACGATCGACTACCTCAAGCAGGGCGCCGTCCAGGCCGACTTCGTCGAGCAGTTCACGTCCCGCGTGGGGCAGTGA
- a CDS encoding LacI family DNA-binding transcriptional regulator: MRDRRPTLRDVARAAGISSAQASMALNGTGRVSAATAARVKEIAQELGYSPNPTARALRTGNTATFGLVVRNLPNSYFLDVIRGMDDVCAESGATLLIMESEYDHTQEHTAVERMAKSGVSGLAIAPIGGGTALDWWREHAPGTPLVLLNSAPHDEFVTIGPDGPLAVEQALGEFRRLGHRRVAFVGAPVALQADTDRAARFTELCDAWDMQGELVESWLTFDAIEHTIGALLDRPDGPRAFLMNSDYTASAVYVAARERGLRIGYDVSVIGHDAIPTSQLLAPPLTTIGVDRREVGRAAAGALVTLLDGGRPRNGLLPTALVAGSSVADHSADSADTHA; this comes from the coding sequence ATGAGGGACAGGCGGCCGACGTTGCGCGACGTCGCGCGAGCGGCCGGGATCTCGAGCGCGCAGGCGAGCATGGCGCTCAACGGCACGGGCCGCGTGTCGGCGGCAACCGCCGCGAGGGTCAAGGAGATCGCGCAGGAGCTCGGCTACTCCCCCAACCCCACCGCCCGCGCCCTGCGGACCGGCAACACCGCCACGTTCGGGCTCGTCGTCCGCAACCTGCCGAACAGCTACTTCCTCGACGTCATCCGCGGCATGGACGACGTGTGCGCCGAGAGCGGTGCCACGCTCCTCATCATGGAGTCGGAGTACGACCACACCCAGGAGCACACGGCCGTCGAGCGCATGGCGAAATCCGGCGTTTCTGGCCTCGCGATCGCACCCATCGGCGGCGGCACCGCACTCGACTGGTGGCGGGAGCACGCCCCCGGCACACCCCTCGTGCTCCTCAACTCGGCACCGCACGACGAGTTCGTGACGATCGGCCCCGACGGTCCGCTCGCGGTCGAGCAGGCACTCGGTGAGTTCCGTCGCCTGGGGCACCGCCGCGTCGCCTTCGTCGGCGCCCCCGTCGCGCTGCAGGCCGACACCGATCGCGCCGCACGCTTCACCGAACTGTGCGACGCGTGGGACATGCAGGGCGAACTCGTCGAGAGCTGGCTCACCTTCGACGCGATCGAACACACGATCGGCGCACTCCTCGACCGCCCCGACGGGCCCCGCGCGTTCCTCATGAACTCCGACTACACCGCATCCGCCGTGTACGTCGCCGCCCGCGAGCGCGGACTGCGCATCGGGTACGACGTGAGCGTCATCGGGCACGACGCGATCCCCACGAGCCAACTCCTCGCGCCGCCGCTCACGACGATCGGCGTCGACCGGCGCGAGGTCGGTCGCGCCGCCGCCGGCGCACTCGTCACGCTGCTCGACGGCGGACGACCGCGGAACGGCCTGCTGCCCACCGCACTCGTCGCCGGCTCGTCGGTCGCCGACCACAGCGCCGACAGCGCCGACACGCACGCGTAG
- a CDS encoding CRISPR-associated endonuclease Cas3'' has product MSSTPSTTTTSAAVRALWAKSPTGDEKPLALLTHLADACEVAELYWHEFASQRLRDRTAAVLGGDERLALVLVRWLAAAHDTGKATPSFAGQVPSLREHVERGGLPLLDDPKANSELRHELAGAELWTERLRARGWKRATASSYTSIIAGHHGTFPEKPRLLYAANDRHFTGRGKGEWRAVQAQVMDAVERIAGIAARDFEALAGVELPVPLQLQLTGVVIHADWIASDASRFPLGRPDGPGVPDGRDSRTRAVEAWHDLALPAAWRLSGTDESIDERYRHRFAWSDDLRPRPVQRAALELAEEVAPGLLVVEAPMGTGKTEAALAVAEEWAARSGASGIYVALPTMATSDAMLDRVLEWVGRVPGAERASVFLAHSKRAFNATFSALPRTAWQRTRGDSDACDEHAAVAEWLTGRRRGIAANVVVGTVDHVLMLALRSRYSVLRYAALAGKVVVIDEVHASDTRMLAFLERALEWLAASSVPVILLSATLPGELRERLVAAYEEGVGARTRARSARTGAPTRTTVEPRAAIGGTAGAATTGVGGVTDECGHPGGESQSPYPLLTAVGGNGGRHVVAPGSRGVPRTSVRLEPLDDDLDLLVRVLRERTRDGGCVLIVRNTVARAVSLFEALRADPDLGQDVTLAHSRFIGPDRAANDAGLVDRFGPPAAGRERPGGVRPAIVVATQVAEMSLDVDFDLLVSDLAPVDAVLQRIGRLHRHARAHRPAPLVEASCLITGVTDWQASPPAPDRGGVRVYGASAQLRAVRAFSPYLEPTGPAVRLPDDIAPLVARAHEAVADDEAAWLDAVSEADREAHAARAESLAAAEGWRIPALSEARTLAGFSAHALDDRNEQMGYAAVRDGEETFEVLLLSPGDDESSLRTLPRDGEPGVLVSITSMPSPSDALAAAACSVRLPAWVCVGAGGDRVIEALERNHFPAWDQSPHLRGQLVIRLDAHGSAEVADYTVRYDAVRGLEVTRAERS; this is encoded by the coding sequence ATGTCGTCCACCCCCTCGACCACCACCACATCCGCCGCGGTGCGTGCACTCTGGGCCAAGTCACCGACGGGTGACGAGAAGCCGTTGGCGCTTCTCACGCACCTCGCGGACGCGTGTGAAGTGGCCGAGCTGTACTGGCACGAGTTCGCATCACAGCGCCTGCGCGACCGCACCGCCGCCGTGCTCGGTGGCGACGAGCGACTCGCGCTCGTCCTTGTCCGGTGGCTGGCGGCGGCACACGACACGGGCAAGGCGACACCGAGCTTCGCGGGACAGGTGCCGTCGCTGCGCGAGCACGTGGAGCGTGGCGGGTTGCCGCTCCTCGACGACCCCAAGGCGAACAGCGAGCTGAGGCACGAGCTCGCCGGGGCCGAGCTGTGGACGGAGCGTCTCCGGGCACGCGGGTGGAAGCGAGCCACCGCGAGCTCGTACACCTCGATCATCGCGGGCCATCACGGTACGTTCCCGGAGAAGCCGCGGCTCCTTTACGCAGCGAACGACCGGCACTTCACCGGGCGTGGCAAGGGTGAGTGGCGAGCGGTACAGGCGCAGGTGATGGACGCCGTCGAGCGCATCGCCGGCATCGCTGCCCGCGACTTCGAGGCCCTCGCCGGGGTCGAACTGCCGGTGCCACTCCAGCTCCAGCTCACGGGGGTCGTGATCCACGCCGATTGGATCGCGAGCGACGCGAGCAGATTCCCGCTCGGACGTCCCGATGGGCCCGGAGTCCCCGACGGGCGCGATTCGAGAACGCGTGCGGTCGAGGCGTGGCACGATCTGGCGCTGCCGGCCGCATGGCGGCTCAGCGGCACCGACGAGTCGATCGACGAGCGGTATCGTCACCGGTTCGCGTGGTCGGACGATCTCCGACCGCGTCCGGTGCAGCGCGCTGCGCTCGAACTCGCCGAGGAGGTCGCGCCGGGCCTCCTCGTCGTCGAGGCGCCGATGGGGACGGGGAAGACCGAGGCGGCGCTCGCGGTCGCCGAGGAGTGGGCCGCACGCTCCGGTGCGAGTGGCATCTACGTGGCTCTGCCGACGATGGCGACGAGCGACGCGATGCTCGATCGCGTGCTCGAGTGGGTGGGCCGTGTGCCGGGCGCGGAGCGAGCGAGCGTGTTCCTCGCTCACTCGAAACGGGCATTCAACGCGACCTTCTCGGCGTTGCCCCGGACCGCGTGGCAACGGACCCGAGGTGACAGCGACGCGTGCGACGAGCACGCCGCCGTCGCGGAGTGGCTGACGGGGAGGCGTCGCGGGATCGCGGCGAACGTCGTCGTCGGCACCGTCGATCACGTCCTGATGCTCGCGCTACGGTCGCGCTACTCGGTCCTTCGGTACGCGGCGCTCGCGGGCAAAGTCGTCGTGATCGACGAGGTGCACGCCTCCGACACCCGTATGCTCGCGTTCCTCGAACGCGCGCTCGAATGGCTTGCGGCGAGTTCCGTTCCCGTCATCCTGCTCTCGGCCACGCTTCCCGGGGAACTGCGTGAGCGACTCGTCGCCGCATACGAGGAGGGGGTCGGTGCGCGCACCCGCGCTCGTTCCGCGCGGACCGGGGCGCCGACCCGAACGACGGTTGAGCCGCGGGCGGCCATCGGGGGCACGGCAGGGGCGGCCACCACTGGGGTCGGCGGTGTGACTGACGAATGCGGGCACCCCGGCGGCGAATCCCAATCCCCGTATCCGCTCCTGACAGCCGTGGGTGGGAACGGTGGCCGACACGTCGTCGCACCCGGGTCGCGGGGAGTGCCGCGAACCTCGGTCCGGTTGGAGCCGCTCGACGACGACCTCGACCTGCTCGTTCGTGTGCTGCGCGAGCGAACTCGCGACGGCGGTTGCGTCCTCATCGTGCGGAACACCGTCGCTCGTGCGGTCTCCCTGTTCGAGGCGCTGCGGGCGGACCCGGACCTCGGACAGGACGTGACGCTCGCCCACTCACGATTCATCGGGCCGGATCGTGCGGCCAATGATGCCGGGCTCGTCGACCGCTTCGGCCCGCCCGCAGCGGGGCGCGAGCGCCCCGGCGGCGTTCGTCCGGCGATCGTCGTCGCGACACAGGTGGCCGAGATGTCACTCGATGTGGATTTCGACCTGCTCGTGAGCGACCTCGCACCCGTCGACGCGGTCCTCCAACGCATCGGGCGTCTGCACCGCCACGCTCGCGCGCACAGGCCCGCACCGCTCGTGGAAGCCAGCTGCCTCATCACCGGCGTGACCGACTGGCAGGCCTCGCCGCCCGCGCCGGATCGGGGCGGCGTCCGCGTCTACGGTGCATCGGCACAGCTCCGAGCGGTGCGCGCCTTCTCGCCATACCTCGAGCCGACTGGCCCCGCGGTGCGGCTGCCGGACGACATCGCACCGCTCGTGGCGCGCGCGCACGAAGCGGTCGCGGACGACGAGGCGGCGTGGCTGGATGCCGTCTCCGAGGCGGACCGGGAGGCGCACGCCGCTCGCGCGGAATCGCTCGCGGCCGCGGAGGGCTGGCGGATCCCGGCCCTCTCCGAGGCCCGAACGCTGGCCGGATTCAGTGCGCACGCACTCGATGATCGGAACGAGCAGATGGGCTACGCGGCCGTCAGGGACGGGGAGGAGACGTTCGAGGTGTTGCTCCTGTCGCCCGGTGACGACGAGTCGAGCCTTCGAACCCTTCCGCGTGACGGCGAACCGGGTGTGCTGGTCTCGATCACGTCGATGCCCTCCCCGAGTGACGCACTCGCGGCCGCCGCGTGCTCGGTTCGACTGCCGGCATGGGTGTGCGTCGGCGCCGGAGGTGACCGAGTGATCGAGGCGCTCGAACGGAACCACTTCCCGGCGTGGGACCAGAGCCCCCACCTTCGCGGACAACTCGTGATCCGCCTCGACGCACACGGTAGCGCCGAGGTGGCCGACTACACGGTGCGCTACGACGCCGTCCGGGGGCTCGAGGTGACGCGTGCGGAGCGATCGTGA
- the casA gene encoding type I-E CRISPR-associated protein Cse1/CasA yields MSPEGVVAAPSPRFNLVDEPWISVRLLDGSLETVSLDGVFRRAGQIRELAGDIGLQDFALLRLLLAVAESALRDDTREPVELWQALRAEPGALAAATTDYLTRWRERFELFDPARPFFQVAGLSTGNEQLFPLERLVVDVPNDVDKQFFTTRAGVGLRRLGFGEAARWLVAAQQYDPSGIKTGVLGDARVKGGRGYPIGTAPAAAIGGIALNGENLEHTLLLNLVLGETENGVRVRSDADIPAWELGVSPGPGIRLDEHGNQAVPAGTVSLYTWTSRRMLLQTDGSEVIGCLIANGDPFDPTGRIGMEQMTSWRQTAADLKSKAPPVLRARRHDAERALWRGLPGVTARPHGTELVGSTTRASVAAGVIRWNALLQYEELIEPDELVEVRAYGLKLDANSAIVQDVFEDRISLRSALLSQKNPELIAAAEQAARDTESAVYALGRLAQRIADAAGNRDSEVRGRASAAGFFAVDGPFRQWIVEVGPEADREAIVREWHETARAILLRLARDLVEQSPPAAIIGRATSFGQMSTPIAERRFRYDLDAAFPLSAAASEARARREERARTTPAGAGKARRSGNRTTPEDTEVSS; encoded by the coding sequence GTGAGCCCCGAGGGGGTGGTGGCCGCGCCGTCACCCCGCTTCAACCTCGTCGATGAGCCGTGGATCAGTGTTCGCCTGCTCGACGGGTCTCTCGAGACCGTGTCGCTCGACGGCGTCTTCCGGCGTGCCGGGCAGATCCGCGAACTCGCCGGCGACATCGGCCTGCAGGACTTCGCGCTGTTGCGACTGCTGTTGGCCGTCGCTGAATCCGCACTTCGCGACGACACGCGCGAACCGGTCGAGCTGTGGCAAGCGCTGCGTGCGGAGCCGGGCGCGCTCGCGGCGGCGACGACCGACTATCTGACGAGGTGGCGCGAGCGTTTCGAGCTGTTCGATCCTGCTCGGCCGTTCTTCCAGGTCGCAGGCCTGTCGACGGGCAACGAACAGTTGTTCCCACTCGAACGGCTCGTCGTCGACGTGCCCAACGACGTCGACAAGCAGTTCTTCACGACGCGTGCCGGTGTGGGGCTGCGTCGGCTCGGGTTCGGTGAGGCGGCGCGGTGGCTCGTGGCCGCGCAGCAGTACGATCCATCCGGCATCAAGACCGGGGTACTCGGTGATGCTCGCGTGAAGGGCGGCCGCGGGTATCCTATCGGCACCGCGCCGGCCGCGGCGATCGGCGGGATCGCCCTCAACGGCGAGAACCTCGAGCACACCCTCCTGCTGAACCTCGTGCTCGGTGAGACCGAGAACGGCGTGCGAGTGCGTTCCGACGCCGACATCCCGGCCTGGGAGCTGGGCGTGTCACCCGGTCCGGGCATTCGGCTCGACGAGCACGGCAACCAGGCGGTTCCGGCGGGGACGGTCTCGCTCTACACCTGGACGAGTCGCCGCATGCTGCTGCAGACGGACGGTTCCGAGGTCATCGGGTGTCTCATCGCCAACGGTGACCCGTTCGACCCCACCGGGCGGATCGGTATGGAGCAGATGACCTCATGGCGACAGACCGCGGCGGACCTCAAGTCGAAAGCGCCGCCCGTGCTCCGCGCGCGTCGCCATGACGCGGAGCGGGCACTGTGGCGAGGTCTTCCCGGCGTGACGGCGCGTCCTCACGGGACCGAACTCGTCGGCTCGACGACACGTGCGAGCGTCGCAGCCGGGGTCATCCGCTGGAACGCACTGCTGCAGTACGAGGAGCTCATCGAACCCGACGAGCTCGTCGAAGTCCGCGCGTACGGCCTCAAGCTCGACGCGAACAGCGCGATCGTCCAGGACGTGTTCGAGGACCGGATCTCGCTGCGCTCGGCACTGCTCTCGCAGAAGAATCCAGAGCTCATCGCTGCCGCCGAGCAGGCCGCGCGTGACACGGAATCGGCCGTCTACGCACTCGGGCGACTCGCCCAGCGTATCGCCGACGCCGCCGGGAACCGCGACTCGGAGGTGCGTGGCCGGGCGTCGGCCGCCGGTTTCTTCGCCGTCGACGGTCCGTTCCGACAGTGGATCGTCGAGGTCGGCCCCGAAGCCGACCGCGAGGCGATCGTGCGCGAATGGCACGAGACGGCGCGCGCGATCCTCCTCCGGCTCGCACGGGACCTCGTGGAGCAGTCACCGCCCGCGGCGATCATCGGCCGCGCGACCTCCTTCGGACAAATGAGCACGCCGATCGCGGAACGTCGTTTCCGGTACGACCTCGACGCGGCGTTCCCGCTCAGCGCCGCGGCGAGCGAAGCCCGTGCCCGCCGCGAGGAACGAGCACGAACGACTCCTGCCGGTGCGGGGAAAGCGCGCCGCTCAGGGAACCGGACCACCCCAGAAGACACGGAGGTGTCGTCATGA
- the casB gene encoding type I-E CRISPR-associated protein Cse2/CasB: MTIASDNAAATPERPAVGRYAERGAVAHAVTSAIAHITRGGETARSRAALARLRQSIGRPIGSVPETWEFVIELPADLTKYPTSDPAAGQSGASAAELAVNSALGLWALHQQSTSTPAHEHDARFGAAVRRLERTLGAETDTTSPVQRRFTALVRSRTVAGVLVHARGLVSQMRDVRNGGVSFDYGLFAEDLLRLQNPRTANRVRLDWGRAFQNSVADSVADESASPNTPTSDASVDATTEEH; the protein is encoded by the coding sequence ATGACCATCGCATCCGACAACGCGGCGGCCACGCCGGAGCGACCGGCCGTCGGCCGGTATGCCGAACGCGGCGCCGTCGCGCACGCCGTCACCTCGGCGATCGCCCACATCACGCGCGGCGGCGAGACCGCCCGTTCGCGAGCGGCACTCGCGCGGCTCCGGCAGAGCATCGGGCGCCCGATCGGCTCGGTACCGGAGACGTGGGAGTTCGTGATCGAGTTGCCCGCCGATCTCACGAAGTATCCGACGAGCGACCCGGCCGCGGGGCAGAGCGGCGCGTCAGCCGCGGAACTCGCCGTGAACTCGGCACTCGGTCTGTGGGCGCTCCACCAGCAGAGTACGAGCACACCCGCGCACGAACACGACGCCCGCTTCGGTGCCGCCGTCCGCCGACTGGAGCGAACCCTCGGCGCCGAGACCGACACGACGAGCCCCGTGCAGCGTCGCTTCACCGCACTCGTCCGGTCACGCACCGTTGCCGGCGTGCTCGTGCACGCCCGGGGGCTCGTGAGTCAGATGCGCGACGTACGAAACGGGGGTGTGTCCTTCGACTACGGACTGTTCGCCGAGGACCTGCTGCGACTGCAGAACCCCCGGACGGCGAACCGTGTGCGCCTTGACTGGGGCCGCGCCTTCCAGAACTCCGTCGCCGACTCCGTCGCCGACGAATCCGCATCACCGAACACCCCCACCAGCGACGCGTCCGTGGACGCCACCACCGAGGAGCACTGA
- the cas7e gene encoding type I-E CRISPR-associated protein Cas7/Cse4/CasC, with product MPEKTFIDIHLIQTVPFSNLNRDDTGSPKTGTFGGVTRARVSSQAQKHAVRDTFAVQLPAEQLGTRSKRWPKIVSDRIGDLAPEIDAEVRAELAKAVLEAVGFKIPAVKAKKDEEAPEPQTQYLVFLGNRQLDRLAQAAVESHRTGEKLDKKQLKPLADTDQAVDIALFGRMLADAADLNVDAAAQVAHAVSVHAVDNEWDFFTAVDDEAPADNLGAGMMGTIEFNSSTLYRYASVNARALASSLGDTANAAQVVGAFVRAFATTLPSGKSNTFANFTLPEAIVVTVRRDQPVNFVGAFETAVVPSADGRSRAEVTATRLASYAADVEQAYGNPAVASYVVRLGEATAALDAIGERTSLPELVASLERVVGERLTEHA from the coding sequence ATGCCCGAGAAGACCTTCATCGACATCCACCTCATCCAGACCGTCCCATTCTCCAACCTGAACCGCGACGACACGGGGAGCCCCAAGACCGGCACGTTCGGGGGCGTCACACGAGCCCGGGTGTCGAGCCAGGCCCAGAAGCATGCGGTGCGCGACACGTTCGCGGTGCAGCTCCCCGCCGAACAGCTCGGCACCCGCTCGAAGCGGTGGCCGAAGATCGTCAGCGACCGGATCGGCGACCTCGCTCCCGAGATCGACGCGGAGGTTCGTGCCGAACTCGCGAAGGCGGTGCTCGAGGCCGTCGGATTCAAGATCCCCGCCGTGAAGGCGAAGAAGGACGAGGAGGCGCCGGAGCCGCAGACGCAGTACCTCGTGTTCCTCGGGAACCGCCAGCTCGATCGGCTCGCGCAGGCCGCGGTCGAGTCGCACCGAACGGGCGAGAAGCTCGACAAGAAGCAGCTCAAGCCGCTCGCCGACACCGACCAGGCCGTCGATATTGCGCTCTTCGGACGCATGCTCGCCGACGCGGCCGACCTCAACGTCGACGCTGCGGCACAGGTCGCGCACGCCGTGAGCGTGCACGCGGTCGACAACGAGTGGGACTTCTTCACGGCCGTCGACGACGAGGCGCCCGCCGACAACCTCGGTGCCGGCATGATGGGCACGATCGAGTTCAACTCCTCGACGCTCTACCGCTACGCCTCCGTCAACGCACGGGCGCTCGCGTCGAGTCTCGGTGACACCGCGAACGCGGCGCAGGTCGTGGGTGCGTTCGTGCGCGCGTTCGCGACGACCCTGCCCTCGGGGAAGTCGAACACGTTCGCGAACTTCACGCTGCCCGAGGCGATCGTCGTGACGGTGCGTCGCGATCAGCCCGTGAACTTCGTCGGGGCGTTCGAGACCGCGGTGGTCCCCTCCGCCGACGGCCGCTCGCGGGCCGAGGTCACGGCGACGCGGCTCGCGTCCTATGCCGCTGACGTCGAGCAGGCGTATGGAAACCCCGCCGTCGCGAGTTACGTCGTCCGCCTTGGCGAGGCGACGGCGGCGCTCGACGCGATCGGCGAGCGGACGTCGCTGCCAGAACTCGTCGCGAGCCTGGAGCGCGTCGTCGGGGAACGTCTCACGGAGCACGCATGA
- the cas5e gene encoding type I-E CRISPR-associated protein Cas5/CasD — MSVLLLRLAGPLQAWGVSSRFERRDTRHEPSKSGVLGLVAAAQGRPRDAELDDLGLLRFGVRVDQEGTLLRDYQTARNPGWANPKLSYRYYLSDAVFVAGLEGERQLLDSIAGAIRSPEFPLYLGRRACPPSRPLVLDLVDQDLDAALSDAPWQAADWYCARRPGTVRLRTVRDARPGERGIESVRDVPVSFSPERREYVWRDVVESWVQVPGASTEVPDSDGSGGELVVDSATSDGSAVASDRPADVTAADMRASGPPSRPSRADAFDELI, encoded by the coding sequence ATGAGCGTCCTGCTGCTGAGGTTGGCCGGTCCGCTCCAGGCATGGGGGGTGTCGAGTCGCTTCGAACGACGCGACACGAGGCACGAGCCCAGCAAGAGTGGCGTGCTCGGCCTCGTCGCGGCCGCTCAGGGGCGCCCGCGTGATGCCGAACTCGACGACCTCGGTCTGCTCCGCTTCGGTGTGCGCGTCGACCAGGAGGGGACCCTCCTGCGCGACTACCAGACCGCCCGCAATCCCGGATGGGCTAACCCGAAACTGTCGTATCGGTACTATCTTTCGGATGCCGTGTTCGTCGCCGGTCTCGAGGGGGAGCGCCAGCTTCTCGACTCGATCGCCGGAGCGATTCGGAGCCCCGAGTTCCCGCTGTATCTCGGTCGCCGCGCGTGTCCGCCGTCGAGGCCGCTCGTGCTCGATCTCGTCGACCAGGACCTCGATGCGGCCCTCTCGGATGCGCCGTGGCAGGCTGCCGATTGGTACTGCGCTCGCAGGCCGGGCACGGTGCGTCTACGTACGGTGCGTGATGCGCGGCCGGGGGAGCGGGGGATCGAATCGGTTCGCGACGTCCCCGTGAGCTTTTCGCCGGAGCGGCGCGAGTACGTGTGGCGGGATGTCGTCGAATCGTGGGTGCAGGTGCCGGGGGCCTCTACGGAGGTACCGGACTCCGACGGCTCCGGTGGCGAGCTCGTCGTCGACTCGGCCACTTCGGACGGTTCGGCCGTTGCGTCCGATCGTCCCGCGGATGTCACCGCCGCGGATATGCGGGCATCGGGTCCCCCGTCACGGCCGAGCCGTGCCGATGCGTTCGACGAGTTGATCTAG